The proteins below are encoded in one region of Streptomyces marianii:
- a CDS encoding WhiB family transcriptional regulator has protein sequence MGWVTDWSAQAACRTTDPDELFVQGAAQNRAKAVCTGCPVRTECLADALDNRVEFGVWGGMTERERRALLRRRPTVTSWRRLLETARTEYERSAGILPVGLEDDETYETFAAVG, from the coding sequence ATGGGCTGGGTAACCGACTGGAGTGCGCAGGCAGCTTGCCGCACTACCGATCCGGATGAACTGTTCGTACAAGGAGCGGCGCAGAACAGGGCCAAGGCGGTGTGCACCGGGTGTCCGGTGCGGACGGAGTGCCTGGCCGACGCGCTCGACAACCGTGTCGAGTTCGGTGTGTGGGGTGGCATGACCGAGCGGGAAAGGCGCGCGTTGCTGCGTCGGCGCCCCACTGTCACCTCCTGGCGTCGCCTGCTGGAGACCGCGCGTACGGAGTACGAGCGGAGCGCGGGCATCCTGCCCGTGGGCCTCGAGGACGACGAGACCTACGAGACGTTCGCCGCCGTGGGCTGA
- a CDS encoding transglycosylase domain-containing protein translates to MSKKRSGGGLTGTQQAAKFLGVSVLAGAVLAGLALPAAGALGLAAKGTVEGFDEIPANLKTPPLSQRTTILDTDGGQIATVYSRDRTVVPLKAISPYMQKAIVAIEDARFYEHGAIDLKGVLRAVNRNAQEGGVTQGASTLTQQYVKNVFVEEAGDDPDKVAQATQQTIGRKVRELKYAIQVEEELGKKKILENYLNITFFGQQAYGVEAASKRYFSKSAKDLKLEEAALLAGIVQSPSRYDPVNDGEEATKRRNTVLQRMADVGDISQSEADSAKETPITLKVSKPKNGCITAVDGAGFFCDYVREVFLTDPVFGKTREERAKVWNQGGLTIRTTLDPQAQKSAQESLKDHVYQDDKVAAAVTMVEPGTGRIIAMGQSKPYGFGENETQINYSVNAKMGGSNYGFPVGSTFKPFVAAAALEQGRPPTQSYPAPYKMPYPDSIASCSDRPWRNRGGDTVENENEKEVGPYALREAMELSVNTYFVQMIGDIGLCPVVEMTDRLGVVQGNGKKLPASPAPLTLGSTGISPLTMANAYATFANRGTHCTPTAIESITTADGKSLRVPRTECGKVMSERTADTVNTLLRGVVDSGTGQEAGLTDRDNAGKTGTTDERRNAWFVGYTPNLSGAVWVGSATQKVKMVNIRIGGRYHGKVFGGQVPGPIWKDAMAGALKGKEAPGFNTVHVPDTSKDEGGEDEGRRDDDGGDDKPGRNGGRDPFPDISLPPDFIGGNVTRGQDSGGGNGGRQRG, encoded by the coding sequence ATGTCGAAGAAGCGATCGGGCGGTGGTCTGACCGGGACCCAGCAGGCCGCCAAGTTCCTCGGTGTCAGTGTGCTCGCGGGAGCCGTGCTGGCGGGCCTCGCCCTGCCGGCCGCCGGCGCGCTGGGGCTGGCCGCCAAGGGCACGGTCGAGGGATTCGACGAGATCCCCGCCAATCTCAAGACCCCGCCGCTGAGCCAGCGCACGACGATCCTGGACACCGACGGGGGCCAGATCGCGACCGTCTACTCGCGTGACCGCACGGTCGTCCCGCTGAAGGCCATTTCGCCGTACATGCAGAAGGCCATCGTCGCCATCGAGGACGCTCGCTTCTACGAGCACGGGGCGATCGACCTCAAGGGCGTGCTGCGCGCCGTCAACCGCAACGCGCAGGAGGGCGGCGTCACCCAGGGCGCGTCGACCCTCACTCAGCAGTACGTCAAGAACGTCTTCGTCGAGGAGGCCGGCGACGACCCGGACAAGGTCGCCCAGGCCACCCAGCAGACCATCGGCCGCAAGGTCCGCGAGCTCAAGTACGCGATCCAGGTCGAGGAGGAGCTCGGGAAGAAGAAGATCCTCGAGAACTACCTCAACATCACCTTCTTCGGCCAGCAGGCCTACGGCGTCGAGGCGGCGTCCAAGCGCTACTTCTCGAAGTCGGCGAAGGACCTGAAACTGGAGGAGGCCGCGCTGCTCGCCGGCATCGTCCAGTCGCCCAGCCGCTACGACCCCGTCAACGACGGTGAGGAGGCGACCAAGCGGCGCAACACCGTGCTCCAGCGGATGGCCGACGTCGGCGACATCTCCCAGTCCGAGGCCGACTCGGCCAAGGAGACGCCGATCACGCTGAAGGTCAGCAAGCCCAAGAACGGCTGCATCACGGCCGTCGACGGCGCGGGTTTCTTCTGCGACTACGTGCGCGAGGTCTTCCTCACGGACCCGGTCTTCGGCAAGACGCGCGAGGAGCGGGCCAAGGTCTGGAACCAGGGCGGCCTGACGATCCGTACGACCCTGGACCCGCAGGCGCAGAAGTCCGCCCAGGAGTCGCTGAAGGACCACGTCTACCAGGACGACAAGGTCGCGGCGGCGGTCACCATGGTCGAGCCGGGGACGGGGCGGATCATCGCGATGGGCCAGTCCAAGCCGTACGGCTTCGGCGAGAACGAGACGCAGATCAACTACTCGGTCAACGCCAAGATGGGCGGCTCCAACTACGGCTTCCCGGTGGGCTCGACCTTCAAGCCGTTCGTGGCCGCGGCCGCGCTGGAGCAGGGCCGGCCGCCGACGCAGTCGTACCCGGCCCCGTACAAGATGCCGTACCCGGACTCGATCGCGAGCTGCTCCGACCGGCCCTGGCGGAACCGCGGCGGCGACACGGTGGAGAACGAGAACGAGAAGGAAGTCGGGCCCTACGCCCTGCGCGAGGCGATGGAGCTCTCCGTCAACACGTACTTCGTGCAGATGATAGGAGACATCGGCCTCTGCCCCGTGGTGGAGATGACCGACCGCCTGGGCGTGGTGCAGGGCAACGGGAAGAAGCTCCCGGCCAGTCCCGCGCCGCTGACCCTCGGCTCGACCGGCATCTCGCCGCTCACGATGGCCAACGCGTACGCGACGTTCGCCAACCGCGGCACGCACTGCACACCGACGGCGATCGAGTCGATCACGACCGCCGACGGCAAGAGCCTCAGGGTGCCGCGGACCGAGTGCGGCAAGGTGATGTCGGAGCGCACCGCGGACACCGTCAACACGCTGCTGCGCGGCGTGGTCGACTCCGGTACCGGCCAGGAGGCCGGTCTGACGGACCGTGACAACGCGGGCAAGACGGGTACGACGGACGAGCGCAGGAACGCCTGGTTCGTGGGCTACACCCCGAACCTGTCCGGAGCGGTCTGGGTCGGCAGCGCCACCCAGAAGGTGAAGATGGTGAACATCCGCATCGGCGGCCGCTACCACGGCAAGGTCTTCGGCGGTCAGGTCCCCGGCCCGATCTGGAAGGACGCGATGGCGGGGGCGCTGAAGGGCAAGGAGGCCCCGGGCTTCAACACCGTCCACGTGCCCGACACGTCGAAGGACGAGGGCGGGGAGGACGAGGGGCGCCGTGACGACGACGGCGGCGACGACAAGCCCGGCAGGAACGGCGGCCGGGACCCGTTCCCCGACATCTCGCTCCCGCCGGACTTCATCGGCGGCAACGTCACCCGCGGCCAGGACAGCGGCGGCGGGAACGGAGGCCGGCAGCGCGGGTGA
- a CDS encoding GatB/YqeY domain-containing protein encodes MTTLKSKLQEDLTEAIRARDELRSSTLRLTLSAITKEEVAGKEARELSDDEVRKVIAKEAKKRREAAEAFAQGGRAEQADREKAEGEILDAYLPKQLTDDELNGIVAQAVEEARGAGAEGPRAMGAVMKIVNPKVAGRAEGGRVAAAVRKLLAG; translated from the coding sequence ATGACCACGCTCAAGTCCAAGCTGCAGGAAGACCTCACGGAGGCGATCAGGGCGCGCGACGAACTGCGCTCCTCGACGCTCCGGCTGACCCTCTCCGCGATCACCAAGGAGGAGGTCGCGGGCAAGGAGGCGCGTGAACTCTCTGACGACGAGGTCCGAAAGGTGATCGCCAAGGAGGCGAAGAAGCGCCGCGAGGCCGCCGAGGCCTTCGCCCAGGGTGGTCGCGCCGAGCAGGCGGACCGTGAGAAGGCGGAGGGCGAGATCCTCGACGCCTACCTGCCCAAGCAGCTGACGGACGACGAGCTGAACGGCATCGTGGCGCAGGCCGTCGAGGAGGCCAGGGGCGCCGGCGCCGAGGGCCCCCGGGCGATGGGTGCGGTCATGAAGATCGTCAACCCGAAGGTGGCGGGCCGCGCCGAGGGCGGCCGGGTGGCCGCGGCGGTCAGGAAGCTTCTCGCCGGCTGA
- the mptB gene encoding polyprenol phosphomannose-dependent alpha 1,6 mannosyltransferase MptB, protein MPVLRVPVDIRRCQWLGLTGSAALAAGGTAAGALPVRDVPAPHSGTAVVGLAAVYFGLVLLVAAWALLGRTASGPAPPSLRGLLLTLALWAAPLLLAPPLFSRDVYSYLAQGAMVDARIDVYAHGPSRLGGPLTAEVAPIWKHTPTPYGPVFLGCASAVAGFARSEVATGVLGMRLVALLGVALMALCLPALARHCGADPRTAMWLGGLNPLVLLHLVGGAHNDAVMLGLLGAGLVAALGRWPVVGAVLVTLAALVKAPAVLGLPAVALLGARRRSGRSPRLRAVLATGGAAAATTVAATALAGTGYGWAAALDTPVSPGNWSLTSTLGRLTRAALRSAGSGLTEFAVPAGHLAGLAATVLAVLVCWRRHHLRRPVYAVGLSLGAVAVLGPAIRPWYVLWGVFLIAATAPRGSVRARRVACLVSGLLALMVMPSGFAPDHNQLLIAVGGSTLGVLALWCAYRLAARAADRAPRPEAPPPAALRPKEPHPAAPYPEDPPPPAATLPPDPRPRRDDPARDPHRPLGSTA, encoded by the coding sequence ATGCCGGTCCTCCGCGTTCCCGTCGACATCCGCCGCTGCCAGTGGCTGGGGCTGACGGGGTCGGCGGCGCTGGCTGCGGGCGGCACGGCTGCAGGTGCCCTGCCCGTGCGCGACGTACCGGCGCCGCACTCCGGAACGGCCGTGGTCGGCCTGGCCGCGGTGTACTTCGGGCTGGTCCTGCTGGTGGCCGCCTGGGCGCTGCTCGGCCGCACGGCAAGCGGGCCCGCGCCGCCGAGCCTTCGCGGCCTGCTGCTCACCCTCGCGCTGTGGGCGGCGCCGCTGCTCCTGGCCCCGCCCCTGTTCAGCCGGGACGTGTACAGCTATCTCGCGCAGGGGGCGATGGTCGACGCCCGGATCGATGTGTACGCCCACGGCCCGTCCCGGCTCGGCGGACCGCTGACGGCCGAAGTGGCGCCGATCTGGAAGCACACCCCCACCCCGTACGGGCCGGTATTCCTCGGCTGTGCCTCCGCGGTAGCCGGGTTCGCCCGCAGTGAGGTCGCCACCGGGGTCCTCGGCATGCGGCTGGTGGCCCTGCTCGGTGTGGCGCTGATGGCGCTGTGCCTCCCGGCTCTCGCCCGCCACTGCGGCGCCGACCCGCGCACCGCCATGTGGCTCGGCGGGCTCAACCCGCTCGTGCTGCTCCACCTCGTCGGCGGTGCCCACAACGACGCGGTCATGCTGGGTCTGCTCGGCGCAGGTCTCGTGGCGGCGCTCGGGCGGTGGCCGGTCGTCGGTGCCGTACTCGTCACCCTCGCCGCGCTGGTGAAGGCCCCGGCCGTGCTCGGCCTGCCGGCCGTCGCCCTGCTCGGGGCCCGACGCCGGTCCGGCAGGAGCCCCCGGCTGCGTGCCGTCCTCGCCACCGGCGGCGCGGCGGCAGCCACTACCGTCGCCGCGACCGCGCTGGCCGGCACCGGCTACGGCTGGGCGGCCGCTCTCGACACCCCGGTGTCACCGGGGAACTGGTCGCTGACCTCGACGCTCGGCCGCCTGACCCGGGCGGCGCTGCGGAGCGCGGGCAGCGGGCTGACCGAATTCGCGGTACCTGCCGGGCACTTGGCCGGCCTCGCCGCCACCGTTCTCGCCGTCCTCGTCTGCTGGAGGCGCCACCATCTGCGCCGGCCGGTGTACGCGGTCGGACTCAGCCTGGGCGCTGTGGCCGTCCTGGGCCCGGCGATCCGTCCGTGGTACGTCTTGTGGGGCGTGTTCCTGATCGCCGCCACGGCGCCCAGGGGTTCGGTTCGCGCGCGGCGCGTGGCTTGCCTGGTGAGCGGACTTCTCGCTCTCATGGTGATGCCGAGCGGGTTCGCGCCCGACCATAATCAGCTGTTGATCGCAGTTGGCGGAAGCACACTGGGGGTACTGGCGCTGTGGTGCGCATACAGGCTGGCGGCACGAGCGGCAGACCGGGCTCCCCGCCCGGAGGCACCCCCTCCGGCGGCTCTCCGTCCGAAGGAACCTCATCCGGCGGCCCCGTACCCGGAGGACCCACCGCCCCCTGCAGCAACCCTTCCCCCGGATCCTCGTCCACGGCGCGACGACCCGGCACGGGACCCGCACCGTCCGCTGGGGAGCACAGCGTGA
- a CDS encoding glycosyltransferase 87 family protein, whose amino-acid sequence MRVPVTTRGRVLVALGMSAVAVFFLGTVPFHRHWFDLHVYYGAVEHWIGGHPIYDYLRPGTRYGFTYPPFAALCMLPMTLVGWHSALAISQLMNVAAAAVILYVCLDSTIRRESRHRWFAYAVAACMFALLEPVRDTVSFGQVNLLLLALVLADCWLLTAGRERFPSLGRLAGLGIGLAAAIKLTPAIFICYLLVTRRWRPAGVAVGTASGATLLAAWAAPTASRTFWTEAMWNTDRVGSLSYVSNQSLQGMLARLTEPFAEPSRAVWAVGVLLLMWLWARRVRQAVATGDELAGFALTGIAACLVSPVTWVHHLVWLIPALAVLTGEGLRAAPGGERRRRLLTWALASYAILCSSMVWLWRWNDGGAPGFLGSNAYVWIALLLLLLLPLGRQGADGDGPYAESGPSATMGACAHATASPSRSVPVSRLSEQSASPTRPGSKPAPSGSGG is encoded by the coding sequence GTGAGGGTCCCCGTGACCACGCGGGGCCGGGTCCTGGTGGCCCTCGGCATGTCGGCGGTGGCGGTCTTCTTCCTCGGGACCGTGCCGTTCCACCGGCACTGGTTCGACCTGCACGTCTACTACGGGGCGGTCGAGCACTGGATCGGCGGTCACCCGATCTACGACTACCTCCGGCCCGGAACCCGCTACGGCTTCACATACCCGCCCTTCGCGGCACTGTGCATGCTGCCGATGACCCTGGTCGGCTGGCACAGCGCCCTGGCGATAAGCCAGCTGATGAACGTGGCGGCAGCCGCCGTCATCCTCTACGTCTGCCTGGACTCGACCATCCGGCGGGAGAGCCGGCACAGATGGTTCGCGTACGCCGTGGCGGCCTGCATGTTCGCCCTGCTGGAGCCCGTGCGGGACACGGTGAGCTTCGGCCAGGTCAATCTCCTCCTGCTGGCGCTGGTCCTCGCCGACTGCTGGCTGCTGACTGCCGGGCGCGAGCGCTTCCCGTCGCTCGGCCGGCTCGCCGGCCTCGGCATCGGCCTCGCCGCCGCGATCAAACTCACCCCGGCGATCTTCATCTGCTACCTGCTGGTGACACGGCGGTGGCGGCCGGCCGGGGTCGCCGTCGGCACCGCGAGCGGCGCGACCCTGCTCGCCGCATGGGCGGCGCCGACGGCATCGCGCACCTTCTGGACCGAGGCGATGTGGAACACCGACCGGGTCGGTTCGCTCTCCTACGTCTCCAACCAGTCCTTGCAGGGCATGCTCGCCCGGCTCACCGAACCGTTCGCCGAGCCCAGCCGCGCGGTGTGGGCCGTGGGCGTACTGCTCCTGATGTGGCTGTGGGCCCGGCGGGTACGGCAGGCCGTCGCCACGGGGGACGAGCTCGCGGGCTTCGCCCTGACGGGTATCGCCGCGTGCCTGGTGAGCCCGGTCACCTGGGTGCACCACCTGGTCTGGCTGATCCCGGCCCTCGCCGTGCTCACCGGCGAGGGGCTGCGGGCCGCGCCGGGCGGGGAGCGGCGCCGCCGACTGCTGACCTGGGCCCTGGCGAGCTACGCGATCCTGTGCAGCAGCATGGTCTGGCTGTGGCGCTGGAACGACGGCGGTGCGCCCGGATTCCTCGGTTCCAACGCCTATGTATGGATAGCGCTGCTGCTGCTCCTGCTGCTGCCGCTCGGACGGCAGGGCGCGGACGGGGACGGGCCGTATGCGGAGAGCGGACCGTCTGCGACGATGGGCGCATGCGCGCACGCTACGGCCTCCCCCTCAAGATCGGTGCCGGTGTCACGGCTGTCGGAGCAGTCGGCATCGCCTACGCGGCCGGGTTCGAAGCCCGCTCCTTCCGGCTCCGGCGGGTGA
- a CDS encoding metallophosphoesterase, protein MRARYGLPLKIGAGVTAVGAVGIAYAAGFEARSFRLRRVTVPVLPRGMRPLRVLQVSDIHMVRGQRKKRAWLQSLAGLRPDLVVNTGDNLSDTNAVPEVLDALGPLMEYPGVYVFGSNDYYGPKLRNPARYLIEKSQGRHGLNGNAPAVGVVHNPWEGLRDAFEAAGWVGLSNARCRLKLDGGLELAFTGLDDPHIKRDRYEKVAGGPDKTADFSMAVVHAPYLRSLDAFTTEGYPLILAGHTHGGQLRIPFYGALVTNCDIDTDRAKGLSTHASDGLVSYLHVSAGCGTNRYTPVRFACPPEATLLTLVARD, encoded by the coding sequence ATGCGCGCACGCTACGGCCTCCCCCTCAAGATCGGTGCCGGTGTCACGGCTGTCGGAGCAGTCGGCATCGCCTACGCGGCCGGGTTCGAAGCCCGCTCCTTCCGGCTCCGGCGGGTGACCGTCCCCGTTCTGCCGAGAGGGATGCGTCCGCTGCGCGTACTGCAGGTCTCCGACATCCACATGGTGCGCGGGCAGCGCAAGAAGCGGGCCTGGCTCCAGTCGCTGGCGGGGCTGCGCCCCGATCTCGTCGTCAACACCGGCGACAACCTGTCGGACACGAACGCCGTGCCCGAGGTACTCGACGCCCTCGGGCCGCTGATGGAGTACCCGGGTGTCTACGTCTTCGGATCGAACGACTACTACGGCCCGAAGCTGCGCAACCCGGCCCGCTATCTGATCGAGAAGTCCCAGGGCCGCCACGGGCTCAACGGCAACGCTCCGGCGGTGGGCGTCGTGCACAACCCGTGGGAGGGCCTCCGGGACGCTTTCGAGGCGGCGGGCTGGGTCGGTCTGAGCAACGCACGCTGCCGGCTGAAGCTCGACGGCGGCCTCGAGCTCGCCTTCACGGGGCTGGACGATCCCCACATCAAGCGGGACCGCTACGAGAAGGTCGCCGGCGGCCCCGACAAGACCGCCGACTTCTCGATGGCCGTCGTCCACGCCCCCTATCTGCGCTCGCTGGACGCCTTCACGACCGAGGGCTACCCCCTGATCCTCGCGGGCCACACCCACGGCGGCCAGCTGCGCATCCCCTTCTACGGGGCCCTGGTCACCAACTGCGACATCGACACCGACCGGGCGAAGGGCCTTTCCACCCACGCGTCCGACGGCCTCGTCTCCTACCTCCACGTCTCCGCGGGCTGCGGCACCAACCGCTACACCCCGGTCCGATTCGCCTGCCCTCCGGAGGCGACTCTGCTGACGCTGGTGGCACGGGACTGA
- a CDS encoding DDE-type integrase/transposase/recombinase — MRGGPLHGRAPRARGRSARGDPAKSPRTTRPAPETDRPADLVERQFTASAPNQLWGADITYIRTFSGWVYAAFVIDVFSRMVVGWQVATFLYTDLSLDALEMAIRRRRHTGADLTGLTHHSDRGVRYRALRYTERLEHEAAHYLAAEPPASLQKTS, encoded by the coding sequence ATTCGAGGTGGCCCGCTGCACGGTCGAGCGCCTCGTGCGCGCGGCCGGTCTGCGCGGGGTGATCCGGCCAAGAGCCCACGCACCACCCGCCCCGCACCCGAGACCGACCGGCCCGCCGACCTGGTCGAGCGGCAGTTCACCGCGAGCGCGCCGAACCAGCTGTGGGGCGCGGACATCACCTACATCAGAACCTTCTCCGGCTGGGTCTACGCCGCCTTCGTCATCGACGTCTTCTCCCGCATGGTCGTCGGCTGGCAGGTCGCCACCTTCCTCTACACCGACCTTTCCCTCGACGCCCTGGAGATGGCGATCCGGCGCCGCCGGCACACCGGCGCCGACCTCACCGGCCTCACACACCACTCGGACCGCGGAGTCCGATACCGAGCTCTGCGCTACACCGAACGTCTCGAACACGAGGCCGCCCACTACCTCGCGGCCGAACCTCCTGCGTCACTCCAGAAAACCAGCTAA
- a CDS encoding GMC oxidoreductase: MTFTQQKGSFMGEAAYKERYHTLIIGSGPVGCTFARKLVQAGKNVLMIDAGAQLSGRYGEHLKNSYLYQKNIDLFVNVIKGHLLPASVATNKEPVVTLDPSAFSYDPDLYDGFSMRNQNPEQKKHDNLAATASTYAVGGMATHWTCAVPRFHESVELRHNGKPYPLPVNRLEELYGEAEALLGMKTSVFTNSARHILVREVLKSGGQDVGNVEELPLAVSDRDDGAQSAAVHWNASDTVLGELADPDYNNKRSAEWGTFTLLPEHQCTHLKVSGTDRNRRVDGAVVRALRDVRQEIELHADNYVVACNAVLTPQLLYNSGIRPAALGRYLTEQPMAFCQIVLDQKIVDEAETYLANFPDVRNRVHDYRMEQQKKVANGDRTADPVPIPPLERDPNLWLRVTEDRPWHCQIHRDAFTYGEVPPDIDPRLIVDLRWFGITRPRFENRVVFSDKIKDTFGMPQPTFHFKLDGAEREAADRMNEHMLRTAAALGGFMPGSEPVFLTPGLPQHIAGTTRMGTNAADSVVDRHSRVWGFTNLQLGGNGLHPYGNAANPTLTSVATALHAVESTIQNNTGA, from the coding sequence GTGACATTCACACAGCAGAAGGGTTCCTTCATGGGTGAGGCCGCCTACAAGGAGAGGTACCACACACTGATCATCGGCAGCGGCCCGGTCGGGTGCACATTCGCCCGCAAGCTGGTACAAGCCGGCAAGAACGTCCTGATGATCGATGCCGGCGCTCAGCTCTCCGGGCGCTATGGCGAGCACCTCAAGAACAGCTACCTCTACCAGAAGAACATCGACCTGTTCGTCAACGTGATCAAGGGGCATCTGCTCCCGGCGTCGGTGGCGACCAACAAAGAGCCGGTGGTGACGCTGGACCCGTCCGCGTTCTCCTACGACCCGGATCTGTACGACGGGTTCTCGATGCGCAACCAGAACCCCGAGCAGAAGAAGCACGACAACCTCGCGGCGACCGCCTCCACCTACGCCGTCGGCGGCATGGCGACGCACTGGACCTGCGCAGTACCCCGCTTCCACGAGTCGGTGGAGCTGCGGCACAACGGCAAGCCGTACCCGCTCCCGGTAAACAGGCTAGAGGAACTGTACGGGGAAGCCGAGGCGCTGTTGGGCATGAAAACCTCGGTGTTCACTAACTCTGCCCGGCACATCCTGGTCCGGGAGGTGCTGAAGTCTGGTGGCCAGGACGTCGGAAACGTCGAGGAGTTGCCGCTCGCGGTCTCCGACCGGGACGACGGGGCGCAGAGCGCCGCAGTCCACTGGAACGCGTCCGACACAGTGCTGGGAGAGCTCGCGGATCCCGACTACAACAACAAGCGGTCGGCGGAGTGGGGGACGTTCACCCTGCTCCCGGAGCATCAGTGCACTCACCTGAAGGTGTCCGGCACGGACCGGAACCGCAGGGTGGACGGCGCGGTTGTCCGCGCCCTGCGCGATGTGCGGCAGGAAATCGAGCTGCACGCTGACAACTATGTCGTCGCCTGTAACGCGGTGCTCACCCCGCAGCTGCTCTACAACTCCGGCATCCGGCCGGCCGCGCTCGGCCGCTACCTCACCGAACAGCCGATGGCGTTCTGTCAGATCGTGCTGGATCAGAAGATCGTCGACGAGGCCGAGACGTACCTGGCGAACTTCCCGGACGTGCGCAACCGGGTGCACGACTACCGGATGGAGCAGCAGAAGAAGGTGGCCAACGGGGACCGGACCGCCGACCCCGTGCCGATTCCGCCGCTGGAACGCGACCCCAACCTCTGGCTCCGGGTGACGGAGGATCGTCCCTGGCACTGCCAGATCCACCGGGACGCGTTCACCTACGGTGAGGTGCCGCCCGACATCGACCCGCGGCTCATCGTCGACCTGCGGTGGTTCGGGATCACTCGGCCCCGCTTCGAGAACAGGGTGGTCTTCTCGGACAAGATCAAGGACACCTTCGGCATGCCGCAGCCGACCTTCCACTTCAAGCTCGACGGCGCCGAGCGCGAGGCCGCGGACAGGATGAACGAGCACATGCTGCGCACCGCAGCGGCTCTGGGCGGCTTCATGCCCGGCTCCGAGCCCGTCTTCCTCACCCCCGGCCTGCCGCAGCACATCGCGGGCACCACACGGATGGGGACCAATGCGGCCGACAGCGTCGTGGACCGGCACTCCCGCGTCTGGGGCTTCACGAACCTACAGCTCGGCGGCAACGGTTTGCACCCCTACGGCAATGCCGCCAACCCCACCCTGACCAGCGTGGCCACTGCCCTGCATGCGGTCGAGTCCACCATCCAGAACAACACCGGAGCGTGA
- the iolE gene encoding myo-inosose-2 dehydratase → MTSATPTTTPDIRLGITPTCWTNDDFPLMGDDIAFEQSLSEIAFAGFQGCSIGHKFPKTVRELAAALELRDLSITEPWTSTFFTVPDGEDRTYREFQERLDFLSKLNDFADAGKLRVRCDTIGVAEFGNSVHLQTLSLKSNRRTFSKEQWDALGTGLNALGELAAERDFKVAYHPHMGTGVQTQEELVTLMQNTDERYVHLLLDVGHLTWAGGNPVEVIEGDHGHRIKHVHLKNIRRDVFNRPSMAAGSFRDYVEAGIFTVPGDKEGMVDFPSIINALKRRNYQGWLVVEAEQEFQRDGLQPLHYARLARGYLAELGVGAEYTGRPYSELVGLQPCE, encoded by the coding sequence ATGACATCCGCAACTCCGACCACCACGCCGGATATTCGACTCGGTATCACCCCGACGTGCTGGACCAACGACGATTTCCCGTTGATGGGAGACGACATCGCGTTCGAGCAGTCGCTCAGCGAGATCGCTTTCGCCGGCTTCCAGGGATGCAGCATCGGCCACAAGTTCCCGAAGACCGTTCGCGAGCTGGCCGCTGCGCTGGAGCTGCGCGACCTCAGTATCACCGAGCCGTGGACCAGCACCTTTTTCACGGTGCCCGACGGGGAGGACCGGACGTACCGGGAGTTCCAGGAGCGGCTGGATTTCCTCAGCAAGCTCAACGACTTCGCTGACGCCGGGAAGCTCAGAGTCAGATGTGACACCATCGGCGTGGCCGAATTCGGCAACTCCGTCCATCTGCAGACCCTGAGCCTGAAGAGCAACAGGCGTACCTTCTCCAAGGAGCAGTGGGACGCGCTGGGGACCGGGCTCAACGCGCTGGGTGAGCTTGCCGCGGAGCGGGATTTCAAGGTTGCGTACCACCCGCACATGGGCACGGGTGTCCAGACGCAGGAGGAACTGGTCACCCTCATGCAGAACACCGACGAGCGGTATGTTCACCTGCTGCTCGATGTCGGTCACCTCACGTGGGCCGGCGGGAACCCCGTCGAAGTGATCGAGGGAGACCACGGCCACCGGATCAAGCATGTGCATTTGAAGAACATCCGGCGTGACGTGTTCAATCGACCTTCGATGGCCGCTGGGTCATTCAGAGACTATGTCGAGGCGGGAATCTTCACCGTTCCCGGCGACAAAGAGGGCATGGTCGACTTCCCTTCGATCATCAACGCCCTGAAGCGGCGGAATTACCAGGGATGGCTGGTTGTCGAGGCCGAGCAGGAATTCCAGCGGGACGGGCTCCAGCCCCTGCACTACGCCAGGCTGGCCCGCGGTTATCTGGCGGAGCTGGGCGTTGGGGCGGAATACACCGGTCGGCCGTACAGCGAGCTTGTGGGCCTGCAGCCCTGCGAGTGA